One Erpetoichthys calabaricus chromosome 9, fErpCal1.3, whole genome shotgun sequence genomic region harbors:
- the b3gnt9 gene encoding UDP-GlcNAc:betaGal beta-1,3-N-acetylglucosaminyltransferase 9 — MKRYFKGDVICTVLIVAILCLLLYMQNDLMARWKLQTLPQELAKMRNLLVAQTSSYRAQVQKPAFTSKPLCKPDTMEPVNVQPSGTPSFNFHHYLRNIHCRDFSLLLNQPTKCNPAPFLLIAVKSLANEFEKREVVRKTWGATGLLKGVQITTIFLLGVPRNQSVLPGWKQLLQYESDAYRDVLLWNFQDTFFNLTLKEIHFLKWVHTFCPGVQFIFKGDADVYVNIDNILELLKEQKANQDLFIGDIIYQAQPIRSKKSKYFIPEIVYGQGIYPNYAGGGGFLMSGFTAERLYAACQQVDLFPIDDVYLGMCLMRIGLKPTAHEGFRTFGIVRPSAAPHLQVYDPCFYKELMVVHSLTVPEIWLMWNMLHDPKIVCNKRVLVKKPFRWTERKQSLGGKAGHLN, encoded by the coding sequence ATGAAGCGGTACTTCAAGGGTGATGTCATCTGCACAGTGCTGATTGTCGCCATTCTCTGTCTTCTGCTCTACATGCAAAATGACCTAATGGCCAGGTGGAAACTGCAGACCCTGCCCCAGGAATTAGCCAAAATGAGGAATCTTCTAGTAGCTCAGACTTCAAGTTACAGGGCACAGGTGCAGAAACCCGCATTCACTTCTAAGCCTCTATGCAAACCGGACACGATGGAGCCAGTGAACGTCCAGCCCAGTGGGACACCATCTTTCAACTTTCATCATTACTTGAGAAACATCCACTGCCGGGACTTCAGTCTTCTTCTCAATCAGCCTACAAAGTGCAATCCTGCCCCATTTTTACTCATTGCTGTTAAATCGTTAGCAAACGAGTTTGAAAAGCGTGAGGTGGTACGCAAAACTTGGGGTGCCACGGGTCTTTTAAAAGGAGTTCAGATAACGACGATATTTCTTTTAGGGGTCCCTAGAAATCAGTCAGTGCTGCCAGGGTGGAAACAACTGCTTCAGTACGAGAGCGATGCTTACCGGGATGTTCTCCTCTGGAATTTTCAAGACACGTTCTTCAACTTGACGctgaaagaaatacattttctcaAGTGGGTGCACACCTTTTGCCCAGGTGTGCAGTTCATATTTAAAGGGGATGCGGATGTGTATGTGAATATTGACAACATTTTAGAGCTTCTGAAGGAACAGAAGGCTAACCAGGACCTTTTCATTGGGGACATCATTTACCAGGCCCAGCCCATAAGATCCAAAAAGAGCAAGTACTTCATCCCAGAGATTGTGTATGGCCAAGGGATTTACCCAAACTATGCAGGAGGTGGGGGCTTTCTAATGTCCGGCTTCACGGCCGAGAGGCTATACGCAGCCTGCCAGCAGGTCGACCTTTTCCCGATTGATGATGTGTATTTGGGAATGTGTCTGATGCggattgggctgaaaccaaccgcACACGAAGGCTTCAGGACTTTTGGGATTGTGCGTCCTTCAGCCGCACCCCACCTTCAGGTCTATGACCCGTGTTTCTACAAAGAACTGATGGTGGTCCACAGCCTGACGGTGCCCGAGATCTGGCTGATGTGGAACATGCTGCACGACCCAAAGATTGTTTGCAATAAGAGAGTACTTGTGAAGAAGCCGTTCCGATGGACTGAAAGAAAACAATCTTTAGGAGGAAAAGCAGGCCATCTAAATTAG